The Geotrypetes seraphini chromosome 6, aGeoSer1.1, whole genome shotgun sequence genome includes a window with the following:
- the LOC117362391 gene encoding LOW QUALITY PROTEIN: ubiquitin-fold modifier-conjugating enzyme 1-like (The sequence of the model RefSeq protein was modified relative to this genomic sequence to represent the inferred CDS: inserted 1 base in 1 codon), whose translation MADEATRRAVSQIPVLKTNTGPRDWELWVQRLKEEYHALIKYVENNKSADNDWFRLESNKEGNRWFGKCWYIHELLKYKFDIEFDIPVTYPSTAPEVAIPELDGXTAKMYRGGKICLTDHFKPLWVRNIPKFGLAHLMALGLGPWLAVEIPDLIAKGLIEHKDK comes from the exons ATGGCCGACGAGGCGACGCGGCGTGCTGTGTCCCAGATCCCGGTGCTGAAGACCAACACCGGCCCGCGGGACTGGGAGCTGTGGGTGCAGCGGCTGAAGGAGGAATACCATGCGCTCATCAAGTATGTGGAAAACAACAAGAGTGCAGACAATGACTGGTTCAGACTGGAATCCAACAAGGAGGGTAACAGGTGGTTCGGGAAGTGTTGGTACATTCACGAGCTCCTCAAGTATAAATTTGACATTGAATTTGATATACCAGTCACCTATCCATCAACTGCTCCAGAGGTAGCCATTCCAGAGCTGGATG AAACAGCCAAAATGTACAGAGGTGGGAAGATCTGCTTAACGGATCACTTTAAGCCCCTCTGGGTCAGAAATATCCCTAAGTTTGGGCTGGCACATCTCATGGCACTAGGGCTGGGCCCATGGTTGGCGGTAGAGATCCCAGATCTCATTGCCAAAGGTCTGATCGAACACAAAGATAAATGA